Proteins encoded within one genomic window of Amycolatopsis nigrescens CSC17Ta-90:
- the cydB gene encoding cytochrome d ubiquinol oxidase subunit II, with protein MSLETVWFCVIALFWLGYLFLEGFDFGVGMLLPWLAKDDTERRVMINTIGPVWDGNEVWLIVAGGAMFAAFPGWYASLFSAAYLPLLVLLLALIGRGVAFEYRGKVDSERWRRNWDRVIMAGSWLPPLGVGLILATTVLGLPLDAAGDRAGSPFAALSWETLLGAVAVTGFALVHGAAFLALKTSGELRERARALAIRLLPVALLPLYALLVLVQLREGALWTVVPLAVAVLAGAVAWQRLVGDRDGQAFAALGVLIAGAAITLFGALYPAVLPSTLDSANTLTIDSAASSPYTLKVMTWVAAFGAPAVLIYQGWTYWVFRKRISTRHIPVS; from the coding sequence ATGAGCCTGGAAACCGTCTGGTTCTGCGTGATCGCCTTGTTCTGGCTGGGCTACCTGTTCCTGGAGGGCTTCGACTTCGGGGTCGGCATGCTGCTGCCCTGGCTGGCCAAGGACGACACCGAGCGGCGGGTCATGATCAACACCATCGGGCCGGTATGGGACGGCAACGAGGTGTGGCTGATCGTGGCCGGTGGCGCGATGTTCGCGGCCTTCCCCGGCTGGTACGCGTCCCTGTTCTCGGCCGCCTACCTGCCGCTGCTGGTGCTCCTGCTCGCGCTGATCGGCCGCGGGGTGGCCTTCGAATACCGCGGCAAGGTGGACAGCGAACGGTGGCGCCGCAACTGGGACCGGGTGATCATGGCGGGCTCCTGGCTGCCGCCGCTCGGCGTCGGGCTCATCCTGGCCACCACCGTGCTCGGCCTGCCGCTGGACGCGGCCGGCGACAGGGCCGGCTCGCCGTTCGCGGCGCTGAGCTGGGAAACGCTGCTCGGCGCGGTCGCGGTGACCGGGTTCGCGCTGGTGCACGGCGCAGCCTTCCTGGCGCTGAAGACCAGCGGGGAACTGCGCGAACGCGCCCGCGCACTGGCGATCAGGCTGCTGCCGGTCGCGCTGCTGCCGCTCTACGCGCTGCTGGTGCTGGTCCAGCTGCGTGAGGGTGCACTGTGGACGGTCGTGCCACTGGCGGTGGCCGTGCTGGCCGGGGCGGTGGCCTGGCAGCGGCTGGTCGGGGACCGGGACGGGCAGGCCTTCGCCGCACTCGGCGTGCTCATCGCCGGCGCGGCCATCACCCTGTTCGGCGCACTCTACCCGGCCGTGCTCCCGTCCACATTGGACTCGGCGAACACGCTCACCATCGACAGCGCCGCCTCCAGCCCGTACACGCTGAAGGTGATGACCTGGGTGGCCGCGTTCGGTGCCCCCGCGGTGCTGATCTACCAGGGTTGGACGTACTGGGTGTTCCGCAAGCGCATCAGCACCCGGCACATCCCGGTCTCATGA